One Janthinobacterium sp. TB1-E2 genomic region harbors:
- the def gene encoding peptide deformylase, producing MSILNILRYPDPRLHTIAKPVTEFDARLQTLIDDMAETMYDAPGVGLAASQVDEHIQMMVIDTTEEKNQLQVFINPEITWASEEKQVYDEGCLSVPGVYDGVERPARIKVRAMDRHGKQYELEADGLLAVCIQHEMDHLLGKVFVEYLSPLKRNRIKTKMIKEIRGLEREASLRAQNRRF from the coding sequence ATGTCCATATTAAATATCCTGCGTTACCCCGATCCTCGCCTGCACACGATCGCCAAGCCCGTCACCGAATTTGACGCGCGCCTGCAAACCCTGATCGACGACATGGCCGAAACCATGTACGACGCCCCTGGCGTCGGCCTGGCCGCGTCGCAAGTGGACGAGCATATCCAGATGATGGTGATCGACACCACCGAAGAAAAAAACCAGCTGCAAGTCTTCATCAACCCGGAAATCACCTGGGCCAGCGAAGAAAAGCAGGTCTACGACGAAGGCTGTCTGTCCGTGCCTGGCGTCTACGATGGCGTCGAGCGCCCGGCCCGCATCAAGGTGCGCGCCATGGACCGCCACGGCAAGCAGTACGAACTGGAAGCCGATGGCTTGCTGGCCGTCTGCATCCAGCATGAGATGGATCACTTGCTGGGCAAGGTATTCGTCGAATACCTGTCGCCGCTCAAGCGCAACCGCATCAAGACCAAGATGATCAAGGAAATCCGTGGTCTCGAGCGCGAAGCGAGTCTGCGCGCACAGAACCGCCGCTTTTAA
- the dprA gene encoding DNA-processing protein DprA: MHAIATTADTATELAGWLRLQHLPGVGPVAARALLARFGLPPQIFATPFEALREVVPASVARAIVQPSKPVANSQLALTLQWLERPGNAVLTLADAAYPPLLLEIADPPLLLYVRGRAELLSRPGVAIIGSRNASAQGMQNAAAFAQALSAAGLTIISGLALGIDTHAHEGGLRGAGATLAVIGTGADLVYPRRNLDLAQRIAEQGCIVSEYALGLPAMPGNFPRRNRLISGLARGVLVIEAAAQSGSLITARLAGEQGRDVYALPGSIHATLAKGCHALIKQGAKLVESADDVLQELQWLGSAPGVPAAVEDETPLLAALGHDPVDADTLAARSGLAMGALMGELLALELAGRVERLPGGLFQRCK, translated from the coding sequence ATGCATGCAATTGCAACGACGGCAGACACGGCCACGGAACTGGCGGGCTGGCTGCGCCTGCAGCACCTGCCCGGCGTGGGGCCGGTGGCGGCGCGCGCCCTGCTGGCCCGCTTCGGCCTGCCGCCGCAAATCTTTGCCACGCCATTCGAGGCCTTGCGCGAGGTGGTGCCGGCCAGCGTGGCGCGCGCCATCGTGCAGCCGTCCAAGCCGGTGGCCAACAGCCAGCTCGCGCTCACCCTGCAGTGGCTGGAGCGGCCCGGCAATGCCGTGCTGACCCTGGCCGATGCCGCGTATCCGCCGCTGCTGCTGGAAATCGCCGATCCGCCGCTCTTGTTATATGTGCGGGGACGGGCGGAACTGCTGTCGCGTCCCGGCGTGGCCATCATCGGCAGCCGCAATGCCAGCGCGCAAGGCATGCAGAATGCGGCCGCCTTCGCGCAAGCCCTCAGTGCGGCAGGTCTGACCATCATTTCCGGGCTGGCGCTGGGCATCGACACGCACGCGCACGAGGGCGGCTTGCGCGGCGCTGGCGCCACCCTCGCCGTGATCGGCACGGGCGCCGATCTGGTGTATCCACGCCGCAACCTGGATCTGGCGCAAAGAATCGCCGAACAAGGCTGCATCGTCAGCGAGTACGCGCTGGGCTTGCCGGCCATGCCCGGTAACTTTCCGCGCCGCAACCGCCTGATCAGCGGTCTGGCGCGCGGCGTGCTGGTGATCGAGGCGGCGGCCCAGTCGGGTTCATTGATCACGGCGCGCCTGGCCGGCGAGCAGGGCCGCGACGTGTATGCCTTGCCCGGTTCCATCCACGCCACGCTGGCCAAGGGCTGCCATGCGCTGATCAAGCAGGGCGCCAAGCTGGTCGAGTCTGCCGACGACGTGCTGCAAGAGCTGCAGTGGCTGGGTAGCGCCCCCGGCGTGCCGGCGGCGGTGGAAGACGAGACGCCGCTGCTGGCCGCGCTGGGCCACGATCCCGTCGATGCCGATACCCTGGCCGCGCGCAGCGGCCTGGCCATGGGCGCGCTGATGGGCGAATTGCTGGCGCTGGAGCTGGCGGGCCGGGTCGAACGCTTGCCGGGAGGACTGTTTCAACGCTGCAAATGA
- a CDS encoding DUF494 family protein yields MFDILVYLYETYYRPDACPEPAVLARKLSAVGFDDVEISEALVWLTDLNAMAGVEQILTASSTGTRFYVQQESDVLGTAAIGFIQFLESAKVLSPLQREIVIERALALDEAPVSLGKLKVIVLMLLWSQGKEPDALMFDDLFVDDEDLPPRLLH; encoded by the coding sequence ATGTTCGATATCCTGGTGTACCTCTACGAGACTTACTATCGCCCCGATGCCTGCCCCGAGCCGGCAGTTCTGGCGCGCAAACTGTCGGCCGTCGGTTTCGACGACGTGGAGATTTCCGAAGCGCTCGTGTGGCTGACGGACTTGAACGCCATGGCCGGCGTCGAACAAATCCTGACGGCCAGTTCCACGGGCACGCGCTTCTATGTGCAGCAGGAAAGCGACGTGCTGGGCACGGCCGCCATCGGTTTCATCCAGTTCCTCGAAAGCGCCAAGGTGCTTTCGCCGCTGCAACGCGAAATCGTCATCGAACGGGCGCTGGCGCTCGACGAGGCTCCCGTGTCGCTGGGCAAGCTGAAAGTCATCGTGCTGATGCTGCTGTGGAGCCAGGGCAAGGAACCGGATGCGCTGATGTTCGACGACCTGTTCGTCGACGATGAAGACCTCCCGCCGCGCTTGCTGCACTAA
- a CDS encoding DNA topoisomerase III, which translates to MTKTLIIAEKPSVANDIAKTLGGFTKHDEYFESDEYVLSSAVGHLLEIAVPEEFDVKRGKWSFAHLPMIPPYFALNPIAKTEARLKVLNKLIKRKDVTTLINACDAGREGELIFRLIAQNAKAKQPVKRLWLQSMTPGAIRDGFSHLRSDEEMLPLADAARCRSEADWLIGINGTRAMTAFNSKEGGFYLTTVGRVQTPTLSIVVEREDKIKKFVPRDFWEVRAEFVCAAGIYEGRWLDTKFKKDENDPEKRAERLWSKTAADSIATACRGRQGIVTEESKPTTSMAPGLFDLTSLQREANSRFGFSAKNTLGLAQALYEKHKVLTYPRTDSRHLPEDYMPTVLQALETVKENSNYHQFAKQIIDKGWVKPNKRIFDNTKISDHFAIIPTTIAPKNLSEPEQKLYDLVTRRFMAVFFPPAEFQVTTRYTEVSGHQFKTEGKVMTNPGWLAIYGKEASTDADKESNGNGNLVPVAKGEKVQTESVSANGLVTKPPARFTEATLLSAMEGAGKLIDDDELRDAMAGKGLGTPATRAATIEGLLTERYLIREGRELIPTAKASQLMTLLKGLGVNELTAPELTGEWEYKLSQMEKGKISREEFMREIAQMTQIIVKRAKEYDNDTIPGDYATLETPCPNCGGVVKENYRRFACTKCEFSMSKTPGSRQFEIAEVEQLLKDRTIGPLQGFRSKMGRPFAAILRIVRDEEIKNFKLEFDFGQNDESEDGEGVDFTGQTPVGPCPKCNAGVYEMGLAYVCEHSVAKPKTCDFRSGRIILQQEILPEQMAKLLNDGKTDLLPGFVSQRTRRPFKAFLVRGKDGKVSFEFEERKAKPGAKTKAAAAEVEGEEGAAPAKKTAVKKAAAVKKAPAKKAAAVKKPAAKKAPAKKAAVAE; encoded by the coding sequence ATGACAAAAACCCTCATCATCGCCGAGAAGCCTTCTGTCGCGAACGATATCGCGAAGACGCTTGGCGGCTTTACCAAGCACGATGAGTACTTTGAATCGGATGAATACGTCCTGTCGTCGGCGGTCGGCCACTTGCTGGAGATCGCCGTACCGGAAGAATTCGACGTGAAGCGCGGCAAATGGAGTTTCGCGCACTTGCCGATGATTCCACCGTATTTCGCGCTGAACCCGATCGCCAAGACGGAAGCGCGCCTCAAAGTATTAAACAAGCTGATCAAACGAAAAGACGTCACCACCCTCATCAACGCATGCGATGCGGGGCGCGAAGGCGAGCTGATTTTCCGCCTGATCGCGCAAAACGCGAAAGCCAAGCAACCGGTCAAGCGCCTGTGGCTGCAGTCGATGACGCCGGGCGCCATCCGCGACGGTTTCTCGCACCTGCGCAGCGACGAAGAAATGCTGCCGCTGGCCGATGCTGCCCGCTGCCGTTCGGAAGCCGATTGGCTGATCGGCATCAATGGCACGCGCGCCATGACGGCATTCAATTCGAAAGAAGGCGGCTTCTACCTGACGACCGTGGGCCGCGTGCAAACGCCGACCCTGTCCATCGTCGTCGAACGCGAAGACAAGATCAAAAAATTCGTACCGCGCGACTTCTGGGAAGTGCGCGCCGAATTCGTCTGCGCGGCCGGTATCTATGAAGGCCGCTGGCTCGACACGAAGTTCAAGAAGGACGAGAACGACCCCGAGAAGCGCGCCGAGCGCCTGTGGAGCAAGACGGCTGCCGATTCGATCGCCACCGCCTGCCGCGGCCGCCAAGGCATCGTCACGGAAGAATCGAAACCGACCACCTCGATGGCGCCTGGCCTGTTCGACCTGACCAGTTTGCAGCGCGAAGCGAACTCGCGTTTCGGTTTCTCCGCTAAAAATACCCTGGGCCTGGCCCAGGCGCTGTACGAAAAGCACAAGGTGCTCACGTATCCGCGTACCGATTCGCGCCACCTGCCGGAAGACTACATGCCGACCGTGCTGCAGGCGCTGGAAACGGTCAAGGAAAACAGCAACTACCACCAGTTCGCCAAGCAGATCATCGACAAGGGCTGGGTCAAGCCGAACAAGCGCATCTTCGACAACACCAAGATCTCGGATCACTTCGCGATCATCCCGACGACGATCGCGCCAAAGAATCTGTCCGAGCCGGAACAAAAATTGTACGACCTCGTCACGCGCCGCTTCATGGCCGTGTTCTTCCCGCCTGCGGAATTCCAGGTCACCACGCGCTACACGGAAGTGTCCGGCCATCAGTTCAAGACTGAAGGCAAGGTCATGACCAATCCGGGCTGGCTGGCCATCTACGGCAAGGAAGCATCGACGGACGCCGACAAGGAAAGCAATGGCAACGGCAACCTGGTGCCCGTCGCCAAGGGCGAGAAAGTGCAGACGGAAAGCGTCAGCGCCAACGGCCTGGTGACGAAACCGCCCGCGCGCTTCACGGAGGCGACGTTGCTGTCGGCCATGGAAGGCGCCGGCAAGCTGATCGACGACGACGAGCTGCGCGACGCGATGGCTGGCAAGGGCCTGGGCACGCCAGCGACGCGCGCGGCCACCATCGAGGGCTTGCTGACGGAACGCTATCTGATCCGCGAAGGCCGCGAACTGATTCCAACGGCCAAGGCGTCGCAGCTGATGACCTTGTTGAAAGGCCTGGGCGTCAATGAATTGACGGCGCCGGAGCTGACGGGCGAGTGGGAATACAAGCTGTCGCAGATGGAAAAAGGCAAGATTTCGCGTGAAGAGTTCATGCGCGAAATCGCGCAGATGACGCAAATCATCGTCAAGCGCGCCAAGGAATACGACAACGACACGATCCCCGGCGACTACGCGACGCTGGAAACGCCATGCCCGAATTGCGGCGGCGTGGTGAAGGAAAACTACCGCCGTTTCGCCTGTACCAAGTGCGAATTTTCGATGAGCAAGACGCCGGGCTCGCGCCAGTTTGAAATCGCCGAAGTGGAGCAATTGCTGAAGGACCGCACCATCGGCCCGCTGCAAGGCTTCCGTTCGAAGATGGGCCGTCCGTTCGCCGCCATCCTGCGCATTGTGCGCGATGAAGAGATCAAGAATTTCAAGCTGGAATTTGATTTCGGCCAGAACGACGAGAGCGAAGACGGCGAAGGCGTCGATTTCACGGGCCAGACGCCCGTGGGACCGTGCCCCAAGTGCAACGCCGGTGTGTACGAAATGGGCCTGGCCTATGTGTGCGAACACAGCGTGGCCAAGCCGAAGACGTGCGACTTCCGCAGCGGCCGCATCATCTTGCAGCAGGAAATCTTGCCGGAACAAATGGCAAAACTGCTCAACGATGGCAAGACGGACCTGTTGCCTGGGTTCGTATCCCAGCGCACGCGCCGCCCGTTCAAGGCCTTCCTCGTGCGCGGCAAGGATGGCAAGGTGAGCTTCGAGTTTGAAGAGCGCAAGGCCAAGCCGGGCGCCAAGACCAAGGCGGCAGCCGCCGAGGTCGAAGGCGAAGAAGGCGCGGCGCCAGCGAAGAAAACGGCCGTCAAGAAAGCGGCAGCCGTGAAAAAAGCGCCAGCGAAGAAAGCTGCGGCCGTGAAAAAGCCGGCCGCCAAGAAGGCGCCGGCGAAGAAAGCGGCAGTGGCTGAGTAA
- a CDS encoding alkaline phosphatase: MKLVFKLSLLTTLVAASVASAYAADAKNVIFFLGDGMGPSVVTASRIYKYGEDGSLTMDTLERTARIKTFSNDAQTTDSAPSMAAYMTGVKMNNEVISMAQDTIAKEPGRDANGNLGVDNCPAGGKSVPTILELAKAKGKAVGAITTTELTHATPATTFSHICNRNAQYAIAAQATPGGAGYNAALGDGVDVLMGGGRNHFTPWSTSNKYGRVDGRNLLTEFAAKGYTVAATKAEMAAAPSGKKFIGLYSTRSHLEYELDRTATPPLGEGATQPSLSEMTLKAIDLLSKNANGYFLMVEGGRIDHALHGINAKRALTDTIAFDDAIKAAIAKIKETDPTLANTLIVVTADHDHTLAFNGYGKRGNNILDINRGYKDNQPSKDADGNTYTTLVFGNGPNRPALRSNVDSATALKDNYLQETGVRLASETHGGGDVKLLATGAGAKTFKGTLDNTKVFDLLKAAFGF; this comes from the coding sequence ATGAAACTTGTATTTAAACTCTCCTTGCTGACCACGCTCGTGGCCGCCAGCGTTGCCAGCGCCTACGCCGCCGACGCCAAGAACGTCATCTTCTTCCTCGGCGACGGCATGGGCCCGTCCGTCGTGACGGCGTCGCGCATCTACAAATACGGCGAAGACGGCAGCCTGACGATGGACACGCTGGAGCGCACGGCGCGCATCAAGACGTTCTCGAACGATGCGCAAACGACGGACAGCGCGCCATCGATGGCTGCCTACATGACCGGCGTCAAGATGAACAATGAAGTCATCTCGATGGCGCAGGACACGATCGCCAAGGAACCGGGCCGCGACGCCAATGGCAACCTGGGCGTGGACAATTGCCCGGCCGGCGGCAAGAGCGTGCCGACCATTCTGGAACTGGCGAAAGCCAAGGGCAAGGCCGTGGGCGCCATCACCACCACGGAACTGACGCACGCCACACCGGCGACGACGTTCTCGCACATCTGCAACCGCAATGCGCAATACGCGATCGCCGCGCAAGCGACGCCAGGCGGCGCGGGCTACAACGCGGCCCTGGGCGATGGCGTCGACGTGCTGATGGGTGGCGGCCGCAACCACTTCACCCCTTGGTCGACCAGCAACAAATACGGCCGCGTCGACGGCCGCAACCTGTTGACGGAATTTGCCGCCAAGGGCTACACCGTGGCCGCGACGAAAGCGGAAATGGCGGCGGCGCCAAGCGGCAAGAAATTCATCGGCCTGTACAGCACCCGCAGCCACCTGGAATATGAACTGGACCGCACGGCCACGCCACCGCTGGGTGAAGGCGCGACCCAGCCTAGTCTGTCGGAAATGACCCTCAAGGCCATCGACTTGCTGTCGAAAAACGCGAACGGCTACTTCCTGATGGTCGAAGGCGGCCGCATCGATCACGCCTTGCATGGCATCAACGCCAAGCGCGCGCTGACGGACACCATCGCCTTCGACGACGCCATCAAGGCCGCCATCGCCAAGATCAAGGAAACCGATCCGACCCTGGCCAATACCCTGATCGTCGTCACGGCCGACCATGACCACACCCTGGCCTTCAACGGCTATGGCAAGCGCGGCAACAATATCCTCGACATCAATCGCGGCTACAAGGATAACCAGCCGAGCAAGGATGCCGATGGCAATACCTACACCACCCTGGTGTTCGGCAACGGCCCGAACCGCCCTGCCCTGCGCAGCAACGTCGACAGCGCCACGGCCCTGAAAGACAACTACCTGCAAGAAACGGGTGTGCGCCTGGCCAGCGAAACCCACGGCGGCGGCGACGTCAAGCTGCTGGCCACGGGCGCCGGCGCGAAGACCTTCAAGGGCACCCTGGACAACACCAAGGTGTTTGACTTGCTGAAGGCGGCGTTCGGTTTCTGA